Sequence from the Pirellulales bacterium genome:
GGCCGTTCGTGAAACGGTTTCTGCACCAGTTGGGCGAAGGGCAGCTCGACAAAGAAAAAGCTTTGGCGCTTTGCGAGGAGAACGGCAGTCCGGTGGCGCAGGTGTTTGCGGCCGCGGTAAAAAAATGGGGCCGTCAGGCCGTGGAGGTGGAGCAGGCGGTGCTCGACGCGGGCGAACGGGCCTCCAACGGCCTGCGGAAATACATCCGCATCTTCAACGCCGTCTCCACCATTTCGCCCTTGCTGGGACTGCTGGGCACGGTGTTCGGCATGATCAAAGCGTTCAACGACATCTCGGGCCACGACGCGATGGGCAAGCCCGAACTGCTATCGAGGGGCATCAGCGAAGCGCTGATTACGACGGCGGCCGGTCTTTCGGTCGCCATTCCGGCCCTGGTCTGCTACCTGTTTTTCCTCAGCCGCGTCGACCGGCTGATCATCGAGATCGACGCCCTCGGCCAGGACGTCGTTTCAGCGATTTCGGCCGAAGCATTGCAGACCACGGTGAAATCGACCCGGTCCCGCAGCCGAGAACCAGTAACCTGATGCTGATTTTGGTTTTTGGATGTTGGATTACAGGCTGAGGTCGGTGTTTCCCTTGGAATCGAAAATCCAAAATCGAAAATCCAAAATCGCCCTACCATGCCCCTCAAGACCTATCGCGACGAAGCGCCGAGCTTGAACCTGACGTCGATGGTCGACGTGTTGTTCTGCCTGATTCTGTTTTTCATGGCCGCCAGCAAGTTCACGGAGCAGGAGCGTCGGCTCGACCTGTTTGTGCCCGAAGTCAGCGACGTTAGCGCCCTCTCCGCCCCGCCGGAAAAGAAGACCATTAACATTTATCGCGACGGAGTGATCGAAATGGACAGGCAAGTTGTGCCGAGCTTGCCGAGTCTGACCGATCGGCTGGCCGAGGCGCGACGGCAATATGCCGACATCGGCGTGCTGGTCCGCGGCGACGGCGAAGGAAAGTTTCAACGCGTGGCCGAGGTGCTGAACGCCTGCAAGCAGGCGGGCATTTCGGAACTGGGGATTTCGGTAAGATTGGCCAATCCACCGCAGAGGTAGAAGCTAAAATGACGGACCATGCCAGGCAATGCCGCTCCCGAGTGCTTTTCACTGGCGATGAGCCTGGCGCTGCATCACATTCGACTGAGAACCCTGCGACCCGCGTGGTGTGCCGTCTGGCCGATGTGTCCCTGGATGCGACATCCATTTCACAAGACCGATTGAATATTGACGGCAAGGTCCGAAGCAACCTTTTTCCGTGGAATGGGCAGTTCTCTCCCCAGTTGGTCCACGTGCTCCTCGAGACTTACGGCCGGCGCGGGGATATCGTGCTGGACCCGTTTATGGGAAGCGGAACGGTTCTTGTTGAAGCGGCCCGCCTGCGACAACGACCGTTTGGAGCCGAGATCAACCCCGCCGCCTGCAAAATGGCGCAGACCTACGCCTTTATGAACGACTCCGTAGAGACGCGCAAGGAAACGATTAAGGAAATTGACGAGGCACTCGTCGACGCGCTCGGATTTGGTCCGCTGTTTTCAGCCCTTGGCGAGCCCGGCCATGAGGCAGGCGCGAGACAAAAACTCCTGAATCTCTGGAGGCGGCAAGGGGCAGGGTCGCGAACCGGCCGGTTGCTGGAAACACTCATCGTACTTCTCGATTTCTACGGGCCTGACGTGGCTATGAAGAGAATCTTCGCTACCTGGCGCAAGTTATCACGACAAACTCTTGAGTTGCCGTTCACGGACGAGCCGGTCGACTTTGTGAACTGTGACGCCAGACATTTACCACTGGGCCCGGAAGTGGTCGACTTGGTTACCACTTCCCCACCCTATATCAACGTCTTTAACTACCACCAACAATACCGCGCGTCGGCCGAGGCGATGGGCTGGGACCTGCTGCACGTAGCCAAGTCGGAAATTGGAGCGAACAGGAAGCATCGGGGAAATCGATTTCTGACGGTGATTCAGTATTGCCTCGACATGTGTCAGGTGCTGGCAGAAATGCGGCGGGTTTGCAAGCCGTCGGCCCGGATCATTCTTGTCGTTGGGAGGGAATCGAACGTGCGCAAGACACCGTTTTACAACGGTGACATTGTCGTCCGCATCGGCACTCGCTGTGCGGCACTGTCGGCGGAATCACGGCAAGAGCGGGTCTTCAAGAACAAATTTGGCAGGCTCATCTACGAAGACATCTTGCATTTTCGCCGTGCGGACGAAGCGCGGGCCGAAAACGAGGCACCGGGCGCGATTGCAAAGGAAGTGCTTACGGAAGCTCTCGACTACTGCCCGGTGGAATCGGAGGAAGATCTCCACGATTCCCTTCGTAGGGCTGCCGAAGTCAAGCCGTCCGCGGTCTACTTTCGCCTAAATACTGACGCGCATCAGAGACATGAAACTGCCCACGCCTCATCTTGAAAAGCTGCAGGCCACCTTGGCCAACGACAAGCTTCCGCCGGAAGATAAGCCGGTCATCGAAGGGGCGATCCGCAGATATGACGAGTGGGTGAAGAAACTGCGCAGCGCAAATGGCAGCAGTGTCGATGACCTTGTCAAGCGGATGGTGGCGCTGCTCAACGACTACAGGCTCTATCTCGACGTGGAGGTGATCTTCGATCGGGAAGCGGACTTTCTCTACCGCCAAAAAGGCCAGACCAAGCTCGATAACAGCGTGATCGAAGAGTTTCTCCCGCACCTGGTCTACAAGTGCGTGATGCGGGACCGCGACACGACGGGAATCGCGATCGGGCCCAACACGACCTTCTCGTCCATCTACTTCGCCTCGAGCCTCGATGCCCCGGCGAAGGGCGGCGGAATCACCGTCCGAACCAAGGACCAGGACTTTGCCATCGGAAAAGCGGTTTACCTCCGGGCATCGCATGACGAACATTTCAAGGAAGCGACGACCAAGGCGCTTTATGTCGGCTACGTATGCGCCGAGTGCAAAACCAACCTCGACAAGACGATGTTTCAAGAGGCGGTCGCGACAGCCCACGACACAAAGGCCGCTGTCACCGGAGCGAAATACTTTCTATTATGTGAATGGCTGGACATGCTGCCGCAGAGCACGGCCCCCACCGATATTGACGAGGTCATCATTCTCCGCAAGCAAAAACGAATGTCCTCGAACGTTCGCGCGAGCTTTGGCACGTCCGCGGGACGCAAAGCTGGTCGGAAGAAGTTCCTTAAATTCCTCCAGGACAACCCATTCAACCCAGACATGTTCTTGCGTTTTGTCAACCACCTCAGCGGGCTCTTCGGCGTCGAGGAACCTGAAGAAAACACGGTTCTCAAGCAGGGCTATTTCTGATGACCTCCCTCCGCCTCGACCGCTGGCTCGACTATCTCACGGGGCCCCAGTTGCTGTTGGGCATCGTGTGGCTGGGGATGATCTGCGTCACGGCCACGCTGCTCTTGATGATGGTCACGCGCTGGGGCCAGTCGCAGCCGCTGAAGAAGTGCATCATTTTGTCGCTGCTCACCCACGCCCTGCTGGCCACCTACGCCACGACCATCGAGATCGTGGGCGCGGCGCCGGCCGAAGAGGTGACCCGCGCCAGACTGGTTGACGCCGATCCCCACTCCGACGAGCAAGAAGGCGCCGCCAGCGGAAGCCCCGCGGCCGCAAAACCATGGGAAACATTTGCCACCGACTCCCCGCCCGACTCGAAACCCAGCGAACTGGACCGCCCCGAGGCCCCGCCGATCGCCCAGCCGCTGGATGAAAACGTCGATGTATCAGCCGTGTTGCCGGCCGATCCCGATCTGATGCCGGCCGAAATGGCCAGGCCCGATCCCGCGTCGTTGGCCGAGGTGAAACCAGAATCGACGATCGACGCCGCCGAGGAAGAGCCGATCGAAGCGCCGGCCGCCAGCCGCCGCGAGACCCGCGACCCGGCGCTCGTGGAACGCACAGGCCCGACGAAAGCCGAGTCGCCGAAAAAGCCCGGCCCTCCCACGATGTCGGCCGCTGCGCCAGGCTTGCCGGGCGAGTTGAGCGACGTGCCGGCCCTGCCGCGAATGGTCGAGTTGCCCGCGGCCAAGCCCGGCCCCTTGTCGCCGGCGCCCTCCAGCGATCAGCCGGCCCGCAGCGCCACGCCGCTCGATGCCGAGACGTTGAGCGACTCGAACCGCCGCACGGCCAACGACGACCTGCGGCGGGAAGCGAATCTCGGCTCGATCGTCCACCGCGACGCCCGTCGCAATGCCGAAGCCGCATCGCCTGCGGCCGCACTCCGGCCCGACATGATTGCCAACCCCCTGCTGGCCCCGCGCAAACCGGCCTCCGACGAGCCGGGCGAAACTCCGCGGGTGTATGAAAACCGCCGCGCGTTGCACAAGGCCGAAATCATCGCCTCGCACGGCGGTTCGCCCGCCACCGAGGCCGCGGTCGCGGCGGCGCTCAAGTGGTTGGCCGCCCATCAGCACACCGACGGCCGCTGGGACGCCAGCCGCTTCGGCGCCGGACAAGACCGCCGCATCGGCAACCAGCACCTTTACAACGTCGGCGTCGAGGCCGACAACGGCGTCACCGGGCTGGCTCTGCTCGCCTTTCTCGGCAACGGCCACACGCAGCTCGAAGGCGACTATCAAGACACCGTCGATCGCGGGCTGGAATTCCTTGTGGCCACGCAAAAGGAGAACGGCAACCTCAGCGGCGACGCCGATCAGTTCGCCATCATGTATTGCCACGGCATGGCCGCCCTGGCGTTGAGCGAAGCCTACGCCATGACCCAGGACGATCGCTTTCTAGTGCCGGTGCAAAAGGCCATCGGCTATACGCTGGCCGCGCAGGCCCACTCGGGCGGCTGGCGCTACAAGCCCGCCGAGACCGTCTGCGACACGAGTCAGCTCGGCTGGCAGCTCATGGCACTGAAAAGTGCCGAGTTGGCCGGCATCGAGGTGCCCCCCAAGGCCCGGCAAGGGATGCTCCGCTTCCTGCAGACGGTTTCGTCGGGCAGGCACGGCGGACTGGCCAGCTACCGGCCGATGAGCGTGGCCGGCGAGCGCGTCACCGTGAGCATGACGGCCGAGGCCCTCGTCTGCCGGCAGTTTTTGGGACTGGCGCGAAACAACCCGGCCAGCGACGAGGCGGGCGATTATATCGCCACCAGCTTGCCCGGACGCGGCCCGAGCAACTTTTATTACTGGTACTACGCCACGCTGGGCATGTTCCAACTGCAAGGCGCGCATTGGCAGCGGTGGAAGAACGCCCTGGAGCCGACGCTCATCGCCAGCCAGCGCACCGAGGGCGACCTGTCGGGAAGCTGGGATCCCGACCCGGTTTGGGGCGGGCATGGCGGCCGCGTCTATTCGACCGCCCTAGGGGCACTTTGCCTCGAGGTCTATTACCGCTTTTTGCCGCTTTACGTGCAGGCCGCCGAGGCCGCTGGCGACGCTAAGTGATTGCCAGCATTACTATTCCGTAGGGTGGGACCAGCGAGCTTGCGAGCGCCGGCCCACCGATTGCGACGTCCATTGCGGTGGGCCGGCGCTCGCAAGCTCGCTGGCCCCACCCTACACGGCTTACGCCGTAAGCGGGCGACGGGTGTTTGACACTCACCCGCTCGCCAGTACAATTGCATATTGATGGCGGTGGCCTTGCGCAGCCGTAGCGCGGGCCGTCGTCGAAGCCCGCCTAAAACTTCCGCTGGCAGTCGTCCGCTACGGTATTCGGCTGCCACGC
This genomic interval carries:
- a CDS encoding MotA/TolQ/ExbB proton channel family protein; this encodes MQQHNEGELQIANWLRGVVAVLALAIGQFAGSAWAQEDDPAEQSPVAAAPASTSDLIPQRNLLQIVKAGGILMVPIIFCSFITLVFVFERAIALRWGRVIPRPFVKRFLHQLGEGQLDKEKALALCEENGSPVAQVFAAAVKKWGRQAVEVEQAVLDAGERASNGLRKYIRIFNAVSTISPLLGLLGTVFGMIKAFNDISGHDAMGKPELLSRGISEALITTAAGLSVAIPALVCYLFFLSRVDRLIIEIDALGQDVVSAISAEALQTTVKSTRSRSREPVT
- a CDS encoding biopolymer transporter ExbD; amino-acid sequence: MPLKTYRDEAPSLNLTSMVDVLFCLILFFMAASKFTEQERRLDLFVPEVSDVSALSAPPEKKTINIYRDGVIEMDRQVVPSLPSLTDRLAEARRQYADIGVLVRGDGEGKFQRVAEVLNACKQAGISELGISVRLANPPQR
- a CDS encoding DNA methyltransferase, which codes for MTDHARQCRSRVLFTGDEPGAASHSTENPATRVVCRLADVSLDATSISQDRLNIDGKVRSNLFPWNGQFSPQLVHVLLETYGRRGDIVLDPFMGSGTVLVEAARLRQRPFGAEINPAACKMAQTYAFMNDSVETRKETIKEIDEALVDALGFGPLFSALGEPGHEAGARQKLLNLWRRQGAGSRTGRLLETLIVLLDFYGPDVAMKRIFATWRKLSRQTLELPFTDEPVDFVNCDARHLPLGPEVVDLVTTSPPYINVFNYHQQYRASAEAMGWDLLHVAKSEIGANRKHRGNRFLTVIQYCLDMCQVLAEMRRVCKPSARIILVVGRESNVRKTPFYNGDIVVRIGTRCAALSAESRQERVFKNKFGRLIYEDILHFRRADEARAENEAPGAIAKEVLTEALDYCPVESEEDLHDSLRRAAEVKPSAVYFRLNTDAHQRHETAHASS
- a CDS encoding Bpu10I family restriction endonuclease; this encodes MKLPTPHLEKLQATLANDKLPPEDKPVIEGAIRRYDEWVKKLRSANGSSVDDLVKRMVALLNDYRLYLDVEVIFDREADFLYRQKGQTKLDNSVIEEFLPHLVYKCVMRDRDTTGIAIGPNTTFSSIYFASSLDAPAKGGGITVRTKDQDFAIGKAVYLRASHDEHFKEATTKALYVGYVCAECKTNLDKTMFQEAVATAHDTKAAVTGAKYFLLCEWLDMLPQSTAPTDIDEVIILRKQKRMSSNVRASFGTSAGRKAGRKKFLKFLQDNPFNPDMFLRFVNHLSGLFGVEEPEENTVLKQGYF